A region of Rhizorhabdus wittichii RW1 DNA encodes the following proteins:
- a CDS encoding NADH-ubiquinone oxidoreductase, chain 4L (PFAM: NADH-ubiquinone oxidoreductase, chain 4L), translating to MIGLQHYLVVSAILFVMGVFGIFLNRKNVIIILMAIELILLSVNINLVAFSAYLGDLVGQVFAMFVLTVAAGEAAIGLAILVIYFRGRGTIAVDDINRMKG from the coding sequence ATGATCGGCCTGCAACATTATCTGGTCGTCTCGGCGATCCTGTTCGTGATGGGGGTGTTCGGCATCTTCCTCAACCGGAAGAACGTCATCATCATCCTGATGGCGATCGAGCTGATCCTGCTGTCGGTGAACATCAACCTCGTCGCCTTCTCCGCCTATCTGGGCGACCTGGTCGGCCAGGTCTTCGCGATGTTCGTGCTGACGGTCGCCGCCGGCGAGGCCGCGATCGGCCTGGCCATCCTCGTCATCTATTTCCGTGGCCGCGGCACCATCGCGGTCGACGACATCAACCGGATGAAGGGGTGA
- a CDS encoding NADH-quinone oxidoreductase, chain G (TIGRFAM: NADH-quinone oxidoreductase, chain G~PFAM: ferredoxin; molybdopterin oxidoreductase; NADH-quinone oxidoreductase, chain G-like), translating to MPKLTVDGIEVEVPAGATVLQACEAAGKEIPRFCYHERLSIAGNCRMCLVEVKPGPPKPQASCALPAADKQEVFTQSPMVKKAREGVMEFLLINHPLDCPICDQGGECDLQDQSVAYGKGQSRFIENKRAVTDKYMGPIVKTTMTRCIQCTRCVRFAEEVSGIEEIGAIHRGENMQITSYLEQAVTSELSGNVVDLCPVGALTSKPYAFEARPWELKKTPGIDVMDAVGTNVRFDSRGRQVLRVLPRINEDVNEEWASDKTRHAVDGLVRRRLDKPFVRRKGKLVEASWQEAFAAIKAAKAGSSVAAIAGDQLDCETMYAAKALLAAMGSTLLEGRQTGMDYDVSSLAAVNFNSTIAGVETADAILLVGSNLRWEAPLINTRVRKAVKRGARVFAIGEEVNLTYPAQWLGNDLGLLGKLPEAVTAAFAGAERPALIVGGGALKAGAQGATLALVKPLGLIRDGWNGYNVAHLAAARMGGLMLGYAQKGGIADIVAAAPKLLFLLGADDVDLTAFDKSLKVYVGHHGDAGAAGADVVLPGAAYTEKPGTYVNTEGRVQFGDRAVFPPGDAREDWAILRALSEVLGHKLPFDSLDQLRAAMTAEVPALGTGGLAGYAWSAPKLPAKASGPVGYPIKDFYLTNPIARASDTMQRCSAELLHGQSFAEAAE from the coding sequence ATGCCGAAGCTCACCGTAGACGGGATCGAAGTCGAAGTCCCCGCCGGCGCCACGGTGCTCCAGGCCTGCGAAGCCGCGGGCAAGGAGATTCCGCGGTTCTGCTATCATGAGCGGCTGTCGATCGCCGGCAATTGCCGCATGTGCCTGGTCGAGGTGAAGCCCGGGCCGCCCAAGCCGCAGGCGTCGTGCGCGCTGCCCGCCGCCGACAAGCAGGAGGTGTTCACCCAGTCGCCGATGGTCAAGAAGGCGCGCGAGGGGGTGATGGAGTTCCTGCTCATCAACCATCCGCTCGATTGCCCGATCTGCGACCAGGGCGGCGAGTGCGACCTGCAGGACCAGTCGGTCGCCTATGGCAAGGGGCAGAGCCGCTTCATCGAGAACAAGCGCGCCGTCACCGACAAATATATGGGCCCGATCGTCAAGACGACGATGACCCGCTGCATCCAGTGCACCCGCTGCGTCCGCTTCGCCGAGGAGGTGTCGGGGATCGAGGAGATCGGCGCGATCCATCGCGGCGAGAATATGCAGATCACCTCCTATCTCGAACAGGCGGTGACCAGCGAGCTGTCGGGCAACGTCGTCGACCTGTGCCCGGTCGGCGCGCTGACGAGCAAGCCCTATGCGTTCGAGGCGCGGCCCTGGGAGCTCAAGAAGACCCCCGGCATCGACGTGATGGACGCGGTCGGCACCAATGTCCGCTTCGACAGCCGCGGCCGCCAGGTGCTGCGCGTGCTGCCGCGGATCAACGAGGACGTGAACGAGGAATGGGCGTCGGACAAGACGCGCCACGCCGTTGACGGCCTGGTCCGCCGCCGCCTCGACAAGCCGTTCGTCCGCCGCAAGGGCAAGCTGGTCGAGGCGAGCTGGCAGGAGGCCTTCGCCGCGATCAAGGCCGCCAAGGCGGGCAGCTCGGTCGCCGCGATCGCGGGCGACCAGCTCGACTGCGAGACGATGTACGCCGCCAAGGCGCTGCTCGCGGCGATGGGGTCGACCCTGCTCGAAGGCCGCCAGACCGGCATGGACTATGACGTGTCGAGCCTCGCCGCGGTCAATTTCAACAGCACGATCGCCGGCGTCGAGACCGCCGACGCGATCCTGCTGGTCGGCAGCAACCTCCGCTGGGAGGCGCCGCTGATCAACACCCGCGTCCGCAAGGCGGTGAAGCGCGGCGCCAGGGTCTTCGCGATCGGCGAGGAGGTGAACCTCACCTATCCGGCGCAGTGGCTCGGCAACGACCTCGGCCTGCTCGGCAAGCTGCCCGAGGCGGTGACCGCGGCCTTCGCCGGGGCCGAGCGCCCGGCGCTGATCGTCGGCGGCGGCGCGCTCAAGGCGGGCGCGCAGGGCGCGACGCTGGCGCTGGTCAAGCCGCTCGGGCTGATCAGGGACGGCTGGAACGGCTACAATGTCGCCCATCTCGCCGCCGCGCGGATGGGCGGGCTGATGCTCGGCTATGCGCAGAAGGGCGGGATCGCCGACATCGTCGCGGCCGCGCCGAAGCTGCTCTTCCTGCTCGGCGCCGACGACGTCGACCTGACCGCGTTCGACAAGAGCCTCAAGGTCTATGTCGGCCATCATGGCGATGCCGGCGCGGCCGGAGCCGACGTGGTGCTGCCCGGCGCCGCCTATACCGAGAAGCCCGGCACCTATGTGAACACCGAGGGCCGCGTCCAGTTCGGCGACCGCGCCGTCTTCCCGCCGGGCGACGCCCGCGAGGACTGGGCGATCCTGCGCGCGCTGAGCGAGGTGCTCGGCCACAAGCTGCCGTTCGACAGCCTCGACCAGCTCCGCGCCGCGATGACGGCCGAGGTGCCGGCGCTCGGCACCGGCGGCCTCGCCGGCTATGCCTGGTCCGCGCCGAAGCTGCCGGCCAAGGCCTCGGGCCCGGTCGGCTATCCGATCAAGGACTTCTACCTCACCAACCCGATCGCCCGCGCCAGCGACACGATGCAGCGCTGCTCGGCCGAACTCCTCCATGGGCAGAGCTTCGCGGAGGCCGCCGAATGA
- a CDS encoding NADH dehydrogenase (quinone) (PFAM: respiratory-chain NADH dehydrogenase, subunit 1), producing the protein MTALFQSWGLPYDWAWFVSTIIGILVIALPLMLAVAMIIYADRKIWAAMALRRGPNVVGPWGLLQSFADGAKVFLQETIIPAAANKGLFLLAPIITFTVALIVWAVIPFAPGVVLADINIGLLYVLAASSIGVYGVIIAGWASNSKYPFYSALRAAAQMVSYEVSIGFVLISVVLWTGSFNMSAIVEGQRAHIFGFINGYGFNPLLFPMAVVFLISAMAETARTPFDLTEAESELVAGYQTEYSSMSFALYWLGEYANVILMCGLNAILFWGGWLPPVDWAPLYMVPGIIWFFAKLLFFFFVFSWVKATVPRYRYDQLMRLGWKVFLPLSLFWVFLVSGWLMLTRYGV; encoded by the coding sequence ATGACCGCGCTGTTCCAGAGCTGGGGCCTGCCCTACGACTGGGCCTGGTTCGTCTCGACCATCATCGGCATCCTCGTCATCGCGCTGCCGCTGATGCTCGCGGTGGCGATGATCATCTACGCCGATCGCAAGATCTGGGCGGCGATGGCGCTGCGCCGCGGCCCGAACGTCGTCGGGCCCTGGGGCCTGCTGCAGAGCTTCGCCGACGGCGCCAAGGTGTTCCTCCAGGAGACCATCATCCCGGCCGCCGCGAACAAGGGCCTGTTCCTGCTCGCGCCGATCATCACCTTCACGGTCGCGCTGATCGTCTGGGCGGTGATCCCGTTCGCGCCGGGCGTGGTGCTCGCCGACATCAACATCGGCCTGCTCTACGTGCTCGCCGCCTCGTCGATCGGCGTCTATGGCGTGATCATCGCGGGCTGGGCGTCCAACTCCAAATATCCCTTCTACTCGGCGCTCCGTGCGGCCGCGCAGATGGTCAGCTATGAGGTCTCGATCGGCTTCGTGCTGATCTCGGTCGTGCTGTGGACCGGCAGCTTCAACATGTCGGCGATCGTCGAGGGGCAGCGCGCCCACATCTTCGGCTTCATCAACGGCTACGGCTTCAACCCGCTGCTCTTCCCGATGGCGGTGGTGTTCCTGATCTCGGCGATGGCGGAGACCGCGCGCACCCCGTTCGACCTGACCGAGGCCGAATCGGAGCTCGTCGCCGGCTACCAGACCGAATATTCGTCGATGTCGTTCGCGCTCTACTGGCTCGGCGAATATGCCAACGTTATCCTGATGTGCGGCCTCAACGCGATCCTGTTCTGGGGCGGCTGGCTGCCCCCGGTCGACTGGGCGCCGCTCTACATGGTGCCGGGCATCATCTGGTTCTTCGCCAAGCTGCTGTTCTTCTTCTTCGTCTTCTCCTGGGTGAAGGCGACGGTCCCGCGCTACCGCTACGACCAGCTCATGCGGCTGGGGTGGAAGGTCTTCCTGCCGCTGTCGCTGTTCTGGGTGTTCCTCGTTTCGGGGTGGCTGATGCTCACCCGCTATGGAGTCTGA
- a CDS encoding NADH-ubiquinone/plastoquinone oxidoreductase, chain 6 (PFAM: NADH-ubiquinone/plastoquinone oxidoreductase, chain 6) codes for MIQTIAFYLFAALVVASGTLTILARNPVHSVLWLILAFFNAAGLMILVGAEFIAMLLVIVYVGAVAVLFLFVVMMLDIDFAELRAGFAQYLPFGILLVLVLAAEMIFAIGAWKAGGIDMGARIAPTPSEVPNIEAIGTLIYTRYLYIFEGAGLILLVALVGAIVLTHRTRGGVKTQNVTAQNMRRPEDATRNVKPAVGQGVEL; via the coding sequence GTGATCCAGACCATAGCCTTCTATCTGTTCGCCGCGCTGGTGGTTGCCTCGGGCACGCTCACCATCCTGGCGCGCAATCCGGTGCACAGCGTGCTGTGGCTCATCCTCGCCTTCTTCAACGCGGCGGGCCTGATGATCCTGGTCGGTGCCGAGTTCATCGCGATGCTGCTCGTCATCGTCTATGTCGGCGCGGTCGCGGTGCTGTTCCTGTTCGTCGTGATGATGCTCGACATCGACTTCGCCGAGCTGCGCGCGGGCTTCGCGCAATATCTGCCGTTCGGCATATTGCTCGTGCTGGTGCTCGCCGCCGAGATGATCTTCGCGATCGGCGCGTGGAAGGCGGGCGGCATCGACATGGGCGCGCGCATCGCGCCGACCCCGTCGGAGGTGCCCAACATCGAGGCGATCGGCACGCTGATCTACACGCGCTACCTCTACATCTTCGAGGGCGCGGGCCTGATCCTGCTCGTCGCGCTGGTCGGCGCGATCGTCCTCACCCACCGCACGCGGGGCGGCGTCAAGACGCAGAACGTCACCGCGCAGAACATGCGGCGGCCCGAGGACGCGACCCGCAACGTCAAGCCGGCCGTCGGCCAGGGGGTGGAGCTGTGA
- a CDS encoding NADH-quinone oxidoreductase, chain I (TIGRFAM: NADH-quinone oxidoreductase, chain I~PFAM: 4Fe-4S ferredoxin, iron-sulfur binding domain protein), which translates to MSLGHIIKSFTLWEFVKAHWLTLKYFFRAKATINYPFEKNPLSPRFRGEHALRRYPNGEERCIACKLCEAVCPAQAITIEAEPRDDGSRRTTRYDIDMTKCIFCGFCQEACPVDAIVEGPNFEYSTETREELIYDKAKLLANGDRWEPAIAANLAADAPYR; encoded by the coding sequence ATGAGCCTCGGGCACATCATCAAGTCGTTCACGCTCTGGGAGTTCGTGAAGGCGCACTGGCTGACCCTGAAATATTTCTTCAGGGCCAAGGCGACGATCAACTACCCGTTCGAGAAGAACCCGCTGTCGCCCCGCTTCCGCGGCGAGCATGCGCTGCGCCGCTATCCGAACGGCGAGGAGCGCTGCATCGCGTGCAAGCTGTGCGAGGCGGTGTGCCCGGCGCAGGCGATCACGATCGAGGCCGAGCCGCGCGACGACGGCTCGCGCCGCACCACCCGCTACGACATCGACATGACCAAGTGCATCTTCTGCGGCTTCTGCCAGGAAGCCTGCCCGGTCGACGCGATCGTCGAGGGACCCAATTTCGAATATTCGACCGAAACCCGCGAAGAGCTCATCTACGACAAGGCCAAGCTGCTCGCCAATGGCGACCGCTGGGAGCCGGCGATCGCCGCCAACCTTGCCGCCGATGCGCCCTACCGGTAA